Proteins from one Gossypium raimondii isolate GPD5lz chromosome 8, ASM2569854v1, whole genome shotgun sequence genomic window:
- the LOC105790817 gene encoding DEAD-box ATP-dependent RNA helicase 36, which translates to MEQKDSPTLVDKSFPLFSKPRRAKPSEAPKPSQNPIPQTPQLEKFSSSSAAADATSISAFSDLGLAEWAIQTCKELGMRKPTPVQTHCIPKILAGCDVLGIAQTGSGKTAAFALPILNRLAEDPYGVFALVITPTRELAFQLAEQFRALGSCLHLRCSVVVGGMDMITQAKALVSRPHVVVATPGRVKVLLEENPDIPKVFQGTKFLVLDEADRVLDVGFEEELRVIFQCLPKTRQTLLFSATMTSNLQTLLELSANKAYFYEAYEGFRTVETLKQQYVFIPKTVKDAYLVHILSKMEDMNIRSAMIFASRCRDCHLLSLLLEELEVEAAALHSLKSQALRLSAVQHFKSGRVSILLATDVASRGLDIPTVDLVINYDLPRYPRDYVHRVGRTARAGRGGLAVSFVTENDVDLVHEIEAELGKQLEKFECKENEVLSDFTKVLKAKRVATMKMMDDGFEEKVKERKKQKLKTLAEKGLLKKRSKKRKREKASAKPSDK; encoded by the exons aTGGAACAAAAAGATTCTCCAACTTTAGTTGACAAAAGCTTTCCTCTTTTCTCTAAACCCCGTAGAGCCAAACCAAGTGAAGCCCCTAAGCCCTCCCAAAACCCTATTCCCCAAACTCCCCAATTGGAAAAATTTTCCTCCTCGTCCGCCGCTGCTGATGCCACCTCAATTTCTGCTTTCTCCGACCTGGGCCTAGCCGAATGGGCCATCCAAACATGCAAAGAACTCGGAATGCGAAAACCAACGCCGGTTCAAACCCACTGCATACCTAAAATACTTGCTGGTTGTGACGTGTTGGGGATAGCTCAGACGGGAAGTGGCAAAACAGCGGCGTTTGCTCTACCAATATTGAACCGTTTAGCGGAGGATCCTTATGGGGTTTTTGCGCTGGTGATTACTCCGACGAGGGAGCTTGCTTTTCAGTTGGCAGAGCAGTTTAGAGCATTGGGGTCTTGTTTGCATTTGAGGTGTTCGGTGGTGGTGGGTGGAATGGATATGATTACGCAGGCGAAAGCCTTGGTTTCAAGGCCGCATGTGGTTGTGGCCACACCTGGAAGAGTCAAAGTTTTGCTTGAAGAGAATCCTGATATTCCTAAAGTCTTTCAAGGAACTAAG tttttagttttggACGAAGCAGATCGAGTTTTGGATGTTGGCTTTGAGGAGGAACTAAGAGTGATTTTCCAATGCTTGCCAAAAACTCGACAAACTTTGTTATTTTCTGCAACAATGACCAGTAACCTGCAAACACTGTTAGAGCTTTCTGCCAACAAGGCCTACTTCTATGAGGCTTATGAAGGCTTCAGGACAGTTGAAACACTTAAGCAGCAGTATGTTTTCATCCCAAAGACTGTGAAGGATGCTTATCTTGTTCACATTTTGTCTAAAATGGAAGATATGAATATCCGCTCAGCCATGATATTCGCCTCAAGATGCAG AGATTGTCatcttttaagtttattattagAAGAACTTGAAGTGGAAGCTGCAGCTCTGCATTCATTAAAATCACAGGCACTAAGGCTTTCAGCAGTGCAGCATTTTAAATCTGGAAGAGTTTCTATACTGCTGGCTACTGATGTTGCTAGTCGTGGTTTAGACATTCCTACTGTTGATCTTGTCATTAATTATGACCTTCCAAG GTATCCTAGGGATTATGTTCATCGTGTGGGACGAACTGCAAGGGCTGGTAGAGGAGGATTGGCTGTGAGCTTTGTTACTGAG AATGATGTGGATCTTGTTCATGAAATAGAAGCGGAACTTGGAAAACAATTGGAAAAATTTGAATGCAAAGAGAATGAAGTCCTGTCTGACTTCACAAAG GTATTGAAGGCTAAACGTGTTGCCACGATGAAAATGATGGACGATGGGTTTGAGGAGAAAGTGAAAGAACGTAAAAAGCAGAAACTCAAGACACTAGCAGAGAAAGGATTATTGAAGAAAAGGAGTAAGAAGAGAAAGCGTGAAAAGGCTAGTGCTAAACCTAGTGATAAGTGA